TCCTTGGAGGCTTAATGTGgagtagcaaaaaaaaccttcaaaaccAATTCAATCCCATGTCTTCAAGTAAGACAGCATTTGGGCACAAGGAATCTCTAGGATTTGAATCAGTTAGATCTTCCACCTCCTCCCTTTCCTGTGTTCTTTGTCCTCATTTCATGCCAAGCTTTCACCAGTGGTTCTCTGTTCTTCCATATGAGCTCGTGGCCATAAGTCACGTACCACCTAGGAAAGAAAGTCATAGTTAAAGTTAACTGTGACCTCTTTGCATCTGAGGGAAAACAGGCTGAGCACTGAAACCAAGTAAATACTCACTATAAGAGACAAGATAAACTAAGGCACAATGAACAACCTGCTTGGAAAATGGCAGGTAAGCCACTCATTCTCTTAACTCTAAACTCTAAACAgttaactttgtttttctcagtcCTGAGAATGAACAGTTTCCATTCCCTTAATTTCAAGCTGTTGTGATTTCTATTTAGAAAGGCATAAAAAATTATCTCCATTTAAAAGACTGCTAAAacagttcttttgttttgctgatcCTTACTGACAATGCCAAGGAAAAGTGTTCTTTCTTCTCTATATAAATACAACTGCCCCACAAAGAACAACCACGTTccattcaaaattaattttcttctagaTGCACCTGAAGATTAATCTATCAAAGTGTTTTAGCTTTGTTTATATTCACAGACAATTATGTATGCTAATACATGAATATCAACATAAGTGATTAAGCAATGGAGGTTACAGTGGAGAGGCATGAGGGGAAGCAATCACATGGAAAGAGGTTGGAGGTTCTCTCCCAAGCCAAACTCCACACCTGAGTCCTGAGGAACAAAAGCACTTTTCATGAACCAGCAGCCAGTGAACTGGCCATTCCTTTAAATCTTACAGCTGCTTTCTAAAGCAGGAGGCAGTGTATAGAAAATACTTTGGCCATTGAACATAGGTCCTAAATAAGGCCCTCTTTTAGGGTGAAGTGACCAAAATCATCACTGAGTAGAACAAACAGGTAAAACATATATAGATcaagaaagcaagaaacttGGCAACTCCAGATCATTTTTACTACAACTGCTATCCCCTTTTAATATGTGAATCTGCACTACCAATGCAGGTTGTTCCTTCATTACAATGAACAAGCTGATACAGATCCATCAGGACAGAAAGCAGTTATTAGCAAGACTACATCAGATGCATTTGTGATACCAGAGAAGGGGAGAAAGGGAGACTGTACAGCACAGAGCTTACTGACACCAAATCCAAGGAATAGGGAACTATTTGGTCTACAAGCTAATTACACTGCCTTTAAGTCTGGCCTAGTGAAATCTCCAGTAGGCTTTTCAAATGcctacataaaatattaaaaaatgcatttaacaATAGATGTACAATTGGGTAGAAAGGGGAAAATTCAGTGTAGTTCAAACATGGAACAATAGAGAACTGTTTCCTACAAACTTGTTTCTAGTGGTTACTAATTAGGAAGGCTCCCCACAAAGGCAATACAGCAACACTGAGAAAACTGCACTAGAGGCTGCTCAAAGGAATGTGGCCTGAGCTTTTATTAACTCTGTAGCTCTCTGTAACTTGGCaattagagaaaaaacactgacacaaagacatttttttagctctttaaagttattttaatttgtcCATTCTGTGTTTAGTGAGAATCTTTTCTGTCCTGTGACTCTTTTCAATGTGCTGGCAAGAGCAGGACAGAGACAGCCAGCCCAGGTTACAGGACCACCTGACATCTAATCCACAATTCTAAGGCAGTTCAGCTCAATTCTTTCAGTTCATCTGTTAACAgtgtttttcataaaaatttacAGCACTAAAAGAGTAACAATGAGTTGTATTCATTGCTAGTTAAGACAACTTtacaaaaaacaccccacacTTCAGCAATataggaagagagaaaaacacaggattaatttaaatacaaaacagtTAGTAGATACAGACTTACATTCCAAAGAGAGCTCCCCCAAGGTGTGCAGCATGGTCAAAAAGTCTCCAGCCTAAAGCAAGCCCTGCAGTGTCAAATGCAATTATGGCTTTTAAAGCCTAGAAAGGAGAGAAGATGGAATGGACAGTCACAGCATAAAATGGCCAATGATTTCTATTCTAGCACAGAGCAAAAATTTGGAATCAAAGAACATCCTATAAATTTTATATcaaagaaattactgtaaaaaatgtttttaaacaagagACTCGGTCTCCAGCTGTACTGGGCTGTCAAAATACAGATGTGAGCAGCTACAGAATAGTGCAGGGTAATAGTGTGTTCCTTTCAAACACTCAGACTCTTCCAATCTTCATTTCTAAAGCTACAAATACATTCCAAACTTGGGCCAGAAGGCAACAGAAATTTATTGAAAGAGTACATGCTATAAAAGACACCACAAAATATGTAATTGCAACATTCTCATTCTCTAATTTTGATGTGCCTTAGATTTATGTGCATCTGTGCTCCTGAACACAACCCTCTAGTGGATGGAACATGTGGGGCAGCATCCCTGTTATGTTATCTGATATAAACATTTGTTGGAAGGCAGAAAATGAGGGTGACAGTGAAAAACTCATGCCAGAGCAGCATGAGCTGCTGGTGTATCATCTTCAGGACACACAAGGCACCCTAACTGTCAATACACAAGACTTCATAAAGACTGACAGATTTAATGCTTGGATGAAATGGTACTTTAGGCAGGATTTCTTTCCTTAAGCATAGGTGAAAGCTCCATTGCTACACTGGCTTGTTTAATTTGAAAGCCCATTACAGTGTAGGTAAGGCAGATTAAAGGGGTCTGTAAAGTTGAGATATACAATTATATAGTTGGGCTAAAATCATTCCAACGTTTATACTGCAATAGCTGATACTGctcttgttttgttgttgcaaGGAGTGCTTGTTCATGGCAATGCTCTCTGTGGCTCTGCCTGTATTTCTACCCTGACCACCTTTTTTAAGAAAGATGCAGTTAAAGGGtagcatgcaaaaaaaaaaaccaaaacaaaaaaaacccaaaaaatcctcGAGTCAACTCCAGCAGAAGTGCAAGAAAAACATGAAGGCTACAGCTAAGAATGTTTGTTCAAATCTATAAGCTTCACTTACAAAAAGTATTAAATCTCATGATCTTAGAATGACCTGGCTTAACTGCTTTAAGCAGTAAAACAACTTTAAGCAGCAGACCAAAGATGATTAACTTATTAAAGCAAGTTAAGATATACATGAGAAGCTTTTCTTAAATGTGGCAGTGGATGTGCATAAAAGAacttaatgaaacaaaaaaaggagtcCTAGTACTACACACGAAGACAAGTCTCAGTAGCCTACTTCTAATTCCACAGCATTCCTAAAAGTATCAAGAGATGATATGCAAAAGAGGAGACAAATATTCCTCCAGGGCTGGAATATAATCTCAAGAAGTGAAATTCTGTCTTTCTCAtcttgataattttttctttcaagaccGCATACCAGTTTTACATCAGCCTGTTTCAAGTGCTGCTATAAAAAATACCACCCATCAGAAAGAAGAGGATGTGTATGTAGGTTTCCTCACACAGGTAAACCTGACTCCCTCCCAAATTCTTTCACCTCTTGGGATTAGATCTGAAACAGACCCATGGAGGGTGGAATTTAGGATAATTCTGAATTTGTCACACTGCTGTAAAGACTGCACTGGGCTGCAACAATTCAGAATCAATCCCTGGGACTTCCATGACCCCTCTTCTCTTCCAAAATAAACTTAACAGCTTAGAAACACGGATGAAGAGGACACGTGCTCAGATACTGAAGAGGTaggggaaaaatgttttgagagTAGCATCTCTTTCAAGTTCCAAGGCACTTACACTTCCTGCTGTAAATGTGAACATCGGAAGAAGCACGATGGCCAGTTTTGCTTCTGGCATCTTCGTACACACGGCTGCAAGGACAGTCATTATAGCTCCTGACTGGGAATACAGGAAAACACATCAAAGCAAGCTAAGATATTCCATTAgacttaatatattttttctgcacGTGaacctgttttccttttggcttttattttcaaatccaGCCCCCTGTGGTAAACCTCAAAGTACAAAGCACCACAGAAaagttcagaataaaaataaaacaagactatttaatttcagtatttggaATTAtaaacactggggaaaaacaTCCTTCAAATCCTcttatttaattacaaaatacCCACTCCCAAATTTAAGGTAATGATTTCTGGAATGTGCTTTTTCCCAAGTAAACCCTAGAAATCTAGGGTCTGTACTAATCAAGCATTAACACATCTGATGAAGGGAATCATTCTGAAGCTTGTacaaaatcaaggaaaataacAGATGGACAGGAACAAAAATCTTTTGTCAATGAAACAAGTAATTCCCTGGACTGTACTAAATTGACCATGGGCTTTTGTATCCCTGAAATAATCTCAATGGAAAGGCTCTGAATGCAGTAAACTAATGCAATCCATGGTAATTTCAGTAAATTCACATCAGTAAAACTAAGGGAAAGTAACTTGCTCTAGATATAGTTCATTCATAAGTCAAAGGGACAATACACAGATAGCTTTTCCAAAAGTTTTAACTTCAGCACAGCtaaacagtttttctcattCTAACAGAATAATGACAATCTGACTTTGGGCTTTCATCAAAATTATTCAGTATAGTAAACAGAGCCTTTAAAACCTGACAAAAGTCTAGGTTAACCTCAAATTTAATGCAAGTTAAGCGTTTTAAAACATTCTACCACTAAAAACACTTGGAAAGAACTGGCAGCTACAGGAGCTCCTCAGCCTCCCTCATATCATTCATTGGGTGAGACTTCTGGCAGGAGTGCTGCCCTTCCTGCACAGCATGCCCTACAACATCCACTGGGATCACATGCTGAGTTTGATTGTCTGATTACATTATCTCTTTCCAAagtattctatttttaattagacTAGACTGCTACACAATTATGAAATACCatttctgcaataaaattaCATAACTGATCTGTTCAGGGACAAGAGCTCCTGCTGTTCTGGACTCATTTACAACCCTCAGCATTAAGTGGTGTTAgttctgggcagctgctgcagcagaggtaACATATCTGAAGAACAGGCAAGTTGTTGCACAGGACAACCAGTTTGTACCTGGTTACTTGATTCTGGTAAAACTTTCTAGTTTCCATTACCCCAAATATACTCTTGGCTTTTAAAGAGGTTAAAGAATACAGCAGGCTTTCAAATTGGCTTCAAAGATCATTATCAGTTCCTCATATTTCAAGATACTTACAGCTCCAAGGGATGGTTCAAACCTTCCTGTGGCCATTTTAGCAACATAACTAACAAAACTGGAGATAACccctgaaaaagagaaattgctACTGGAAATGATGACAGCAATGCAGACCAGCATCAGAAAGTACAAATTAACTGCCATCTTTTGTCACAAAAATCCCAAGAGATTGTATTAAGagctattttattttggtaataAAGCAGGAATTAAAACCAGATCCGGTTTTGTCATATTTCAAAGCCCAATATCTTAAACCCACCAAAAATCTGTACAACAGCAATTATGATGCCTTTAGTATAAAGCAGTCTGTGTGACTAAAAGCACAGTTTACTTTTATGAACAcatatttatattctttaaGTGttgtaaatacatatatttaccAGCAGAAAGATATACTGCAATGAactgctcacagcccagaagaGAGAcaatgctgctggaaaagctccATAGAACATACATATTTGCTGCCATGTGGAACAGGGAGAAGTGACTAAATGTAGAGAGAAGCATGGGAGAACACAGGGCTCctacaaaagagaaaagcaatgcACATAAATAAGtcagtattttaatttgcttcaaCTTACACATCATGTAGACTAGAAATTTATCAAGAGACACTATAGGCTAATTATGCCTAGATTCTCAAATACAAGCTACGTAATAAATCCAGCaatgaaacaaatttcaaattCCAAGCAATGCCTTTTGGAAAGGTAACATACACCCCAAAAATATGCAAGTTATAATAACAGTCTTAGCTACCTACTGGGGATTGTTTCATAGAAAATATTACCTTATGACATGTCCTatgctttgaaaaagaaaaacagctattttatttatatatgcatatggACTTTCAATAAATGAACAGCCATATGAAATTTGCAACAAAGATGAACTCAAAGAAAAGACAGCATTCCTTTTTGAAAAAGCTTTCCTCACTGACATAGCAGCCTTGAAAATGCAAACAAGCCAATTAACAGGTTTGAAGGtcaatattatttaaaatagcagTGTTTGGGATGACATGCTCAGATCTGGGGAGCAGATATCTTTAGCTTTGGAGTGTGTGGGGGAACTGGCTGAGTTTCCaggttttcagcagaaattaagAGGATAGCAGGAAATACCTTCTGACACATTTGTCTCCTTgtccttttaattcttttctctgctgtagaaatgaaatctcatttttctcccattAAATATtactaaatttttttccctaggttAATATATTCAACACATTTCACACACAGTGAAAGCCAAGTTGGtgcttgggtttgtttgggttttcttaacATGACTCAAAGCAGAGCTTTGCAGCAAGGACTCTGCACAACCTACAGACTAATACTTGTCTACTGATGAAAGCACAGGTGCATGTGATTGATGATGGTTCTATCTGCATCCCACAGAACATTAAAGGGAGGAAATAATCACATTTAAGTCCAGTTTATGAATGGCATTATGTAGTACAGTTTGGCTGATGTCACTGGGAAGAGTACCTCTCACCTTTATTCAGGCAGGAGCGGTATCCCACTGCATGCAGGAAAAGACCAGATAGCAGGCAACAATTttgatgttaaaatatttagaaaagcaCGAGgtgtctttgttttaaaaaatcagatcCATTACTCCTAACATTCTTCCCATCAAACCATTTCCTGCCTAGATGGAATAATGTGTTTGGGCATGACTGAGATAACCTGTGGGTGATGGAGCTCCAGGTAAGCCACATGCCACCTGAGCCTTCTGCAGTGTCATCAGAGATTCTATTATATCTCTGTGTAGGAAAGCCATGCAAATTATTGTTCACTTACTGGAGGATGGATTTGAGGTGAAATATGTAAACATAATCCGTCGCATGCCAGGCAGTCTCCACAAACAGAATACAAAGACATTTGCAGCTATAATACCTAtcaagaggggaaaagaaagtataaaagcaaattatgaATGCAGTACACCAT
The Parus major isolate Abel chromosome 9, Parus_major1.1, whole genome shotgun sequence DNA segment above includes these coding regions:
- the PARL gene encoding presenilins-associated rhomboid-like protein, mitochondrial, with translation MAWRCWARAGGPRPHRLAVLLLQPRRGFRRARPRPEEPPAAAAEARPVAPSPRRSLCPPSPTAAAGRPSPRRLVKPLLFTVGFTGSAFGSAAIWQYESLKSRVQTYFEEARADWMDKMRPQKRGDFRKQVNSWWNNLTEGQRTVTGIIAANVFVFCLWRLPGMRRIMFTYFTSNPSSRALCSPMLLSTFSHFSLFHMAANMYVLWSFSSSIVSLLGCEQFIAVYLSAGVISSFVSYVAKMATGRFEPSLGASGAIMTVLAAVCTKMPEAKLAIVLLPMFTFTAGSALKAIIAFDTAGLALGWRLFDHAAHLGGALFGMWYVTYGHELIWKNREPLVKAWHEMRTKNTGKGGGGRSN